A region of Rhodospirillales bacterium DNA encodes the following proteins:
- a CDS encoding ABC transporter ATP-binding protein codes for MAALLDVEGLRAYYGQTQAIYDITFALEDGGITTLLGANGAGKTTTLRAICNMVRTEGRVRFAGDDITGRATEDIVRRRIAHVPEGRGTFTTLTVEENLRVAAFIRRDKAETQRDLDLVFGYFPRLKERLQQQAGTLSGGEQQMLAIARALMLRPRLMLLDEPSFGLAPLIVQEIFRIMRRINEEEGVSMLLVEQNAALALDLADTAYVLETGRVVMSGPADVIKNDENVRKSYLGY; via the coding sequence ATGGCGGCTCTGCTCGACGTCGAGGGGCTGCGCGCCTACTACGGCCAGACCCAGGCGATCTACGACATCACGTTCGCGCTCGAGGACGGCGGCATCACGACGCTGCTCGGCGCCAACGGCGCCGGCAAGACCACCACGCTGCGGGCGATCTGCAACATGGTCCGCACCGAGGGCCGCGTCCGCTTCGCCGGCGACGACATCACCGGCCGCGCCACCGAGGACATCGTGCGCCGCCGCATCGCGCACGTGCCCGAGGGCCGCGGCACCTTCACGACGCTGACCGTCGAGGAGAACCTGCGCGTCGCGGCGTTCATCCGCCGCGACAAGGCCGAGACGCAGCGCGACCTCGATCTGGTGTTCGGCTATTTCCCGCGGCTGAAGGAGCGGCTCCAGCAGCAGGCCGGCACGCTGTCCGGCGGCGAGCAGCAGATGCTGGCGATCGCCCGGGCGCTGATGCTGCGGCCGCGGCTGATGCTGCTCGACGAGCCGTCGTTCGGCCTCGCGCCGCTCATCGTGCAGGAGATCTTCCGCATCATGAGGCGCATCAACGAGGAGGAGGGCGTGTCGATGCTGCTGGTGGAGCAGAACGCCGCGCTGGCGCTCGACCTCGCCGACACCGCCTACGTCCTCGAGACCGGCCGCGTCGTCATGAGCGGACCGGCCGACGTCATCAAGAACGACGAGAACGTCCGCAAATCCTATCTCGGCTACTGA
- a CDS encoding ABC transporter ATP-binding protein, which produces MRQAGADPLLSVRAVSVRFGGIVALDGITFDVHPGQIAGLIGPNGAGKTTLFNCLSRLYQPNDGDILFEGKSILGRPRHDIPTIGIGRTFQNVALFDRMSVLDNVKVGYHSRSSTSFLENALRLAKVKDDEARIARRAEELIAFMDLEPFAALPAGPLPFPIRKRVELARALASSPKLLLLDEPAAGLNHDEIETLKAQIRRVRDTQNVTILLVEHHMSLVMSVSDKVVAIDFGKKIADGTPAEVQRDPEVIRAYLGTGA; this is translated from the coding sequence ATGCGCCAGGCGGGCGCGGATCCATTGTTGAGCGTGCGCGCCGTGTCCGTGCGTTTCGGCGGGATCGTGGCGCTCGACGGCATCACTTTCGACGTCCATCCGGGCCAGATCGCCGGATTGATCGGCCCCAACGGCGCCGGCAAGACGACGCTGTTCAACTGCCTGAGCCGGCTATACCAGCCGAACGACGGCGACATCCTGTTCGAGGGCAAGTCGATCCTCGGCCGGCCGCGCCACGACATCCCGACCATCGGCATCGGCCGGACGTTTCAGAACGTCGCCCTGTTCGACCGGATGTCGGTCCTCGATAACGTCAAGGTCGGCTACCACAGCCGCAGCTCCACCAGCTTCCTCGAGAACGCGCTGCGTCTGGCGAAGGTCAAGGACGACGAGGCGCGGATCGCGCGACGCGCCGAGGAGCTGATCGCGTTCATGGATCTGGAGCCGTTCGCGGCGCTCCCGGCGGGTCCGCTGCCGTTTCCGATCCGCAAGCGCGTCGAGCTCGCCCGCGCGTTGGCGTCGAGCCCGAAGCTGCTGCTGCTCGACGAGCCCGCCGCCGGTCTCAACCACGACGAGATCGAGACCCTCAAGGCGCAGATCCGCCGCGTCCGCGACACCCAGAACGTCACCATCCTGCTGGTCGAGCACCACATGAGCCTGGTGATGTCGGTGTCCGACAAGGTCGTGGCGATCGACTTCGGCAAGAAGATCGCCGACGGCACGCCGGCCGAGGTGCAACGCGACCCGGAGGTGATCCGGGCCTATCTCGGCACGGGGGCTTAG